In Apodemus sylvaticus chromosome 7, mApoSyl1.1, whole genome shotgun sequence, the sequence GGCAATTAACCTGGCTAAGAGTCAACATCTGGACAGTGATGGGTTGGCTCAAATCTTCATGCAGTATGGAGACCATCTCTACAGCAAGGGCAACCACGATGGGGCTGTTCAGCAGTATATCCGGTTAGTCTGGATGTGCTGTGGGATGCAGCTCTGGATGCAGAACAGGCAGCTAGATTGCTGAAACCCATGCCAGTGGGGAGGGCACAGTGAGGGTATTGTATCTCACCACGAAGTGTTCGCTTTTCCTGTGGAAATTGTGGTGTTACCAGTGTAAGAAGAACTGGTGATAGTACCTGTAGTACCAGGACTGAAGCAGGATTGTGACTTTAAGACTAGCGTGTACTACAGAGCGAGTCTATCTAAACACAAGACCTGGTATAGCATTATAAGACtttaattgggaggcagaggcaggcggatctctgcgaattcaaggccagcctggtccaggtAACAATTTCCCAAGCCAGCCTTGAATACATAatgagatcttgcctcaaaaacaacGAAAACAAAAGAACCAGTGTTATGGATCCTCGCATACTGTGATCCTACACAGTTTATAGTAAGTCTAGTATCACCATGACACCACATTGGCTTTGTTAGAGGTAGGCTACATGGGACACACTAACAGGTCTGCAGTGATCCCTGTGCAGTTGTCTTGACAAAGTACTCTCATCCTGATGTTTTCCTAGAACCATTGGAAAGTTGGAGCCATCCTATGTGATCCGTAAGTTTCTGGATGCCCAGCGCATCCACAACTTGACTGCCTACCTACAAACCCTGCATCGGCAATCTCTGGCTAATGCTGATCATACCACCCTGCTTCTGAACTGCTATACCAAGCTCAAGGACAGCTCCAAGTTGGAAGAGTTCATCAAGGTGAAGGGCGGTGTGGGATGGGATGATCCCGGAAGGCCTCACTGTTCTTCAGCATGACCCAGGAAAGCAGAGGGCCAGCTTTACATGGGAACCAGTGCGCTCTCTAAGAAGAGTCGCTGTTCCTACTGTCTAGAACATTCCATGGCACTGAAGCCCAAGAAGTTCCATTAAGGAAGCCCTGAGTCCCTAGAAATGTCTTCCTAATGACAGGGACAGAGGAAAGCCTTGGGTCTTTAAGCAGAAGTTGAAGAGGCTGGCTAGCATGTTTTTAAAGCCAGGATGTAATTGCCCTTTAGAAAGATGCtctaagctgggcggtggtggcgcacgtctgtaatcccagcacttgggaggcagaggcaggcggatttctgagtttgaggccagcctggtctacagagtgagttccaggatagacagggctacacagagaaaccctgtctcggaaaaaaagaaagaaagaaagaaaggaaggaagaaggaaggaaggagagagagagagagagagagagagagagagagagagagagagaagaaagaaagaaagaaagaaagaaagaaagaaagaaagaaagaaagaaagaaagaaagaaagaaagaaagaaagaaagaaagaaagaaagaaaaagatgctcTAATGTCAGGGGCCTGTTTATTCTCTCTTCCATGCAAATGATTCTGTTTAATGTCTTATTGGCAGACAAAGAGCGAGAGTGAAGTCCATTTTGACGTGGAGACAGCCATCAAGGTCCTCCGGCAGGCTGGCTACTACTCCCATGCCCTCTATCTGGCTGAGAATCATGCACACCATGAGTGGTACTTGAAGATCCAGCTAGAGGACATCAAGGTGGGTGAGGTTCTTGCTTTGGGCAGAATGCCACTTTGAAGACactttgaataataaaaatacatcctGGGGGTGAGACAGCACTGCTTCCTTCACCTTTCACCTCTTCACAGAACTATCAGGAAGCTCTCCGGTATATCGGGAAGCTGCCTTTCGAGCAGGCTGAGAGTAACATGAAACGCTATGGCAAGATCCTCATGCACCACATACCGGAGCAGACCACCCAGCTGCTCAAAGGCCTCTGTACCGACTATCGGCCCAGTCTGGAAGGCCGAGGCGATCGGGAGGCTCCGAGCTGCCGGGTGAGACCTGGGAGAGTTTGAGTAGCAGGATCACCTTGGAGGCCGGTGAGGACTGAGCCGCCTTGCTCAGCCACCATGCTGCTTTGTTCCTCTGTCCTAGGCCAACTCTGAAGAGTTCATCCCCATCTTTGCAAACAACCCAAGAGAGTTGAAAGCCTTCCTGGAGCACATGAGTGAAGTGCAGCCAGACTCGCCGCAGGGCATCTATGATACGCTCTTGGAGCTGCGGCTGCAGAACTGGGCCCATGAGAAGGATCCACAGGTGACCCTGACCAGAGCCCTGGGAGGTGCTGGAAAGAAGAGAGCTGAGCGCTCCCTGCGCTAGCGTGTGAGGCCGAGGATAAGAAAAGCTCCTTCCTTTTGTGCCTGCTCTCTGGCTTTGTGGCTGACCTTTGTTGGTTtatttagagcagtggttctcagccttcctaatgctgtgaccctttgatcCAATTCCTCGTGTTGCGCTGACCCCAGTCATGAAACTCCTTTCCTTGGTACTTTATGACTGTAATTTTTGGTACTGTTGGGAATTTATAATGtcaatatttttggagatagagtgttaagacccacaggttgagactcAACACCGCTGGTGTTGACAGTAGTCCCTTACCTCTGGGGCCGAGTAGGATTTACTGATGGGAAATTGGATTGAGGGGACATTTGATCTGCCTTGTATAAGAGACCATCTGATGACTCACAGCCCAAGAACTTTCTCTTGTAGGCCAAGGAGAAACTTCATGCAGAGGCCATTTCCCTGCTGAAGAGTGGCCGATTCTGTGACGTGTTTGACAAGGCATTGGTCCTGTGCCAGATGCATGACTTCCAGGATGGGGTCCTTTACCTCTATGAGCAGGGGAAGCTGTGAGTTAGGGGGACCCTCAGGGGAAAGGAAGATTTGGGTGATTGACTTTTGCAGGACAGCCCATGAGGTATGCCCTGTTCCTGGCCCCAGGTTCCAGCAGATCATGCATTACCACATGCAGCATGAGCAGTACCGGCAGGTGATTGCCGTGTGTGAGCGCCATGGGGAGCAGGAGCCCTCCCTGTGGGAGC encodes:
- the Vps11 gene encoding vacuolar protein sorting-associated protein 11 homolog isoform X2; amino-acid sequence: MLFKKNLFEMAINLAKSQHLDSDGLAQIFMQYGDHLYSKGNHDGAVQQYIRTIGKLEPSYVIRKFLDAQRIHNLTAYLQTLHRQSLANADHTTLLLNCYTKLKDSSKLEEFIKTKSESEVHFDVETAIKVLRQAGYYSHALYLAENHAHHEWYLKIQLEDIKNYQEALRYIGKLPFEQAESNMKRYGKILMHHIPEQTTQLLKGLCTDYRPSLEGRGDREAPSCRANSEEFIPIFANNPRELKAFLEHMSEVQPDSPQGIYDTLLELRLQNWAHEKDPQAKEKLHAEAISLLKSGRFCDVFDKALVLCQMHDFQDGVLYLYEQGKLFQQIMHYHMQHEQYRQVIAVCERHGEQEPSLWEQALSYFARKEEDCKEYVAAVLRHIENKSLMPPLLVVQTLAHNSTATLSIIRDYLVQKLQKQSQQIAQDELRVRRYREETTRIRQEIQELKASPKIFQKTKCSICNSALELPSVHFLCGHSFHQHCFESYSESDADCPTCLPENRKVMDMIRAQEQKRDLHDQFQHQLKCSNDSFSVIADYFGRGVFNKLTLLTDPPAARLTPSLDTGLQRDLLMHSRRGT